In Acropora palmata chromosome 7, jaAcrPala1.3, whole genome shotgun sequence, one genomic interval encodes:
- the LOC141886869 gene encoding uncharacterized protein LOC141886869 isoform X2 has product MIRLVFFFFTYRDYYMMLLQSLVLVYVLYNVDSSAHRWPSGEYGLPKSKSGCPLADGFQWQTGWRYQDTNDHDDQVTSNNSRSKEFHIDGNVTKIIVNRSFCMKDDTNDDKGRPMWPRGKYCIYKGMAACPYGLTKGNVFWSDDEMSDWNINDAQGRYPDGQYWTFTLIRFCCQTKGIKNHPILLPTKSPFYLLPFESAQCQMVKWAVSSVEWIYYRTSGWENQDRAQGDYPYNAGKRHPTIYYCYYRGCNKTLNADSGTLHSPNHPRGYPNGQYCSWRITVNGTKRIHLKFAAFSLQSGNNTDVLYVYDGKDTSAKLLGAFHGSHIPPNEGIYSSSYSMFLIFKSDETVSYEGFCASYYALDYLNLSATTQTADVRPSAANHIERLHIPKGTSTRHKTSQRQEGSKLFAGTTGISKIPLMTSSTPAQTGFSITPTRTSFSRQLSGQTPRSMIMWNQPLNITAKVQTRQGIHVVAVVVPVVTVIVAASLFVGVLFYCKRKRVVQDTGREERICLSLDANNGNSQ; this is encoded by the exons ATGATCCGgctggtctttttttttttcacatacCGTGACTACTATATGATGTTGTTGCAAAGCTTGGTTCTGGTTTATGTTCTCTACAACGTGGACTCATCAG CTCATCGTTGGCCGTCTGGTGAATACGGGCTGCCTAAATCTAAATCCGGGTGTCCTTTAGCAGACGGATTTCAATGGCAAACGGGATGGAGGTATCAAGACACGAATGATCACGATGACCAAGTCACTTCAAACAACTCAAGGTCAAAGGAATTCCATATCGACGGAAATGTCACTAAGATTATAGTTAACAGGTCATTTTGTATGAAAGACGATACAAACGACGACAAAGGCAGACCAATGTGGCCACGAG GAAAATATTGCATTTATAAAGGAATGGCGGCCTGTCCTTACGGCTTGACCAAAGGAAATGTGTTTTGGTCAGACGATGAAATGAGTGACTGGAATATAAATGACGCCCAGGGAAGATACCCAGATGGCCAGTATTGGACATTTACTCTCATACGTTTTTGTTGCCAAACAAAAGGAATAAAGAATCATCCCATACTACTTCCAACTAAGTCTCCGTTTTACCTCTTACCCTTTGAGTCAGCTCAATGTCAGATGGTCAAGTGGGCAGTTTCAAGTGTGGAGTGGATATATTACCGTACAAGTGGCTGGGAAAATCAAGATCGCGCACAAGGGGATTACCCTTACAACGCCGGAAAACGACACCCTACTATTTACTACTGTTACTATCGGG GGTGTAACAAAACTCTGAACGCAGACAGCGGCACACTGCATTCGCCAAACCATCCCAGAGGTTATCCGAATGGGCAATATTGCTCCTGGAGGATCACGGTGAATGGAACCAAAAGAATCCACCTCAAGTTTGCAGCTTTCAGTTTGCAAAGTGGAAACAACACAGATGTCTTATATGTATATGATGGCAAGGATACTTCAGCGAAGCTACTAGGTGCATTTCATGGAAGCCACATTCCTCCCAACGAAGGAATATATTCGTCTTCATATAGCatgtttttgatatttaaatcTGATGAGACAGTTTCCTATGAAGGATTCTGTGCTTCTTACTACGCTCTGGACTATTTGA ACCTCAGCGCAACTACTCAAACAGCTGACGTAAGACCATCCGCAGCAAACCATATCGAACGTTTGCACATACCAAAAGGAACATCTACACGACATaaaacgtcacaaagacaagaAGGGTCTAAATTATTCGCTGGTACAACTGGCATCTCGAAAATACCACTCATGACATCATCAACTCCAGCACAAACAGGCTTCTCAATAACACCAACTAGGACATCATTTTCTAGGCAACTTAGCGGACAAACACCCAGGTCTATGATCATGTGGAATCAACCATTGAACATAACAGCTAAAGTACAAACAAGGCAAG GTATTCATGTTGTCGCTGTTGTTGTCCCTGTGGTGACAGTCATTGTCGCTGCTTCCCTATTTGTTGGCGTATTGTTCTACTGCAAGAG AAAGAGGGTTGTGCAGGACACAGGGAGAGAAGAGAGAATTTGTTTAAG TCTAGATGCCAACAATGGAAATTCCCAGTGA
- the LOC141886869 gene encoding uncharacterized protein LOC141886869 isoform X1, whose product MIRLVFFFFTYRDYYMMLLQSLVLVYVLYNVDSSAHRWPSGEYGLPKSKSGCPLADGFQWQTGWRYQDTNDHDDQVTSNNSRSKEFHIDGNVTKIIVNRSFCMKDDTNDDKGRPMWPRGKYCIYKGMAACPYGLTKGNVFWSDDEMSDWNINDAQGRYPDGQYWTFTLIRFCCQTKGIKNHPILLPTKSPFYLLPFESAQCQMVKWAVSSVEWIYYRTSGWENQDRAQGDYPYNAGKRHPTIYYCYYRGCNKTLNADSGTLHSPNHPRGYPNGQYCSWRITVNGTKRIHLKFAAFSLQSGNNTDVLYVYDGKDTSAKLLGAFHGSHIPPNEGIYSSSYSMFLIFKSDETVSYEGFCASYYALDYLNLSATTQTADVRPSAANHIERLHIPKGTSTRHKTSQRQEGSKLFAGTTGISKIPLMTSSTPAQTGFSITPTRTSFSRQLSGQTPRSMIMWNQPLNITAKVQTRQGIHVVAVVVPVVTVIVAASLFVGVLFYCKRKRVVQDTGREERICLRCQQWKFPVMTTGYSISI is encoded by the exons ATGATCCGgctggtctttttttttttcacatacCGTGACTACTATATGATGTTGTTGCAAAGCTTGGTTCTGGTTTATGTTCTCTACAACGTGGACTCATCAG CTCATCGTTGGCCGTCTGGTGAATACGGGCTGCCTAAATCTAAATCCGGGTGTCCTTTAGCAGACGGATTTCAATGGCAAACGGGATGGAGGTATCAAGACACGAATGATCACGATGACCAAGTCACTTCAAACAACTCAAGGTCAAAGGAATTCCATATCGACGGAAATGTCACTAAGATTATAGTTAACAGGTCATTTTGTATGAAAGACGATACAAACGACGACAAAGGCAGACCAATGTGGCCACGAG GAAAATATTGCATTTATAAAGGAATGGCGGCCTGTCCTTACGGCTTGACCAAAGGAAATGTGTTTTGGTCAGACGATGAAATGAGTGACTGGAATATAAATGACGCCCAGGGAAGATACCCAGATGGCCAGTATTGGACATTTACTCTCATACGTTTTTGTTGCCAAACAAAAGGAATAAAGAATCATCCCATACTACTTCCAACTAAGTCTCCGTTTTACCTCTTACCCTTTGAGTCAGCTCAATGTCAGATGGTCAAGTGGGCAGTTTCAAGTGTGGAGTGGATATATTACCGTACAAGTGGCTGGGAAAATCAAGATCGCGCACAAGGGGATTACCCTTACAACGCCGGAAAACGACACCCTACTATTTACTACTGTTACTATCGGG GGTGTAACAAAACTCTGAACGCAGACAGCGGCACACTGCATTCGCCAAACCATCCCAGAGGTTATCCGAATGGGCAATATTGCTCCTGGAGGATCACGGTGAATGGAACCAAAAGAATCCACCTCAAGTTTGCAGCTTTCAGTTTGCAAAGTGGAAACAACACAGATGTCTTATATGTATATGATGGCAAGGATACTTCAGCGAAGCTACTAGGTGCATTTCATGGAAGCCACATTCCTCCCAACGAAGGAATATATTCGTCTTCATATAGCatgtttttgatatttaaatcTGATGAGACAGTTTCCTATGAAGGATTCTGTGCTTCTTACTACGCTCTGGACTATTTGA ACCTCAGCGCAACTACTCAAACAGCTGACGTAAGACCATCCGCAGCAAACCATATCGAACGTTTGCACATACCAAAAGGAACATCTACACGACATaaaacgtcacaaagacaagaAGGGTCTAAATTATTCGCTGGTACAACTGGCATCTCGAAAATACCACTCATGACATCATCAACTCCAGCACAAACAGGCTTCTCAATAACACCAACTAGGACATCATTTTCTAGGCAACTTAGCGGACAAACACCCAGGTCTATGATCATGTGGAATCAACCATTGAACATAACAGCTAAAGTACAAACAAGGCAAG GTATTCATGTTGTCGCTGTTGTTGTCCCTGTGGTGACAGTCATTGTCGCTGCTTCCCTATTTGTTGGCGTATTGTTCTACTGCAAGAG AAAGAGGGTTGTGCAGGACACAGGGAGAGAAGAGAGAATTTGTTTAAG ATGCCAACAATGGAAATTCCCAGTGATGACAACTGGATACAGTATATCAATATAG
- the LOC141886869 gene encoding uncharacterized protein LOC141886869 isoform X3: protein MIRLVFFFFTYRDYYMMLLQSLVLVYVLYNVDSSAHRWPSGEYGLPKSKSGCPLADGFQWQTGWRYQDTNDHDDQVTSNNSRSKEFHIDGNVTKIIVNRSFCMKDDTNDDKGRPMWPRGKYCIYKGMAACPYGLTKGNVFWSDDEMSDWNINDAQGRYPDGQYWTFTLIRFCCQTKGIKNHPILLPTKSPFYLLPFESAQCQMVKWAVSSVEWIYYRTSGWENQDRAQGDYPYNAGKRHPTIYYCYYRGCNKTLNADSGTLHSPNHPRGYPNGQYCSWRITVNGTKRIHLKFAAFSLQSGNNTDVLYVYDGKDTSAKLLDLSATTQTADVRPSAANHIERLHIPKGTSTRHKTSQRQEGSKLFAGTTGISKIPLMTSSTPAQTGFSITPTRTSFSRQLSGQTPRSMIMWNQPLNITAKVQTRQGIHVVAVVVPVVTVIVAASLFVGVLFYCKRKRVVQDTGREERICLRCQQWKFPVMTTGYSISI, encoded by the exons ATGATCCGgctggtctttttttttttcacatacCGTGACTACTATATGATGTTGTTGCAAAGCTTGGTTCTGGTTTATGTTCTCTACAACGTGGACTCATCAG CTCATCGTTGGCCGTCTGGTGAATACGGGCTGCCTAAATCTAAATCCGGGTGTCCTTTAGCAGACGGATTTCAATGGCAAACGGGATGGAGGTATCAAGACACGAATGATCACGATGACCAAGTCACTTCAAACAACTCAAGGTCAAAGGAATTCCATATCGACGGAAATGTCACTAAGATTATAGTTAACAGGTCATTTTGTATGAAAGACGATACAAACGACGACAAAGGCAGACCAATGTGGCCACGAG GAAAATATTGCATTTATAAAGGAATGGCGGCCTGTCCTTACGGCTTGACCAAAGGAAATGTGTTTTGGTCAGACGATGAAATGAGTGACTGGAATATAAATGACGCCCAGGGAAGATACCCAGATGGCCAGTATTGGACATTTACTCTCATACGTTTTTGTTGCCAAACAAAAGGAATAAAGAATCATCCCATACTACTTCCAACTAAGTCTCCGTTTTACCTCTTACCCTTTGAGTCAGCTCAATGTCAGATGGTCAAGTGGGCAGTTTCAAGTGTGGAGTGGATATATTACCGTACAAGTGGCTGGGAAAATCAAGATCGCGCACAAGGGGATTACCCTTACAACGCCGGAAAACGACACCCTACTATTTACTACTGTTACTATCGGG GGTGTAACAAAACTCTGAACGCAGACAGCGGCACACTGCATTCGCCAAACCATCCCAGAGGTTATCCGAATGGGCAATATTGCTCCTGGAGGATCACGGTGAATGGAACCAAAAGAATCCACCTCAAGTTTGCAGCTTTCAGTTTGCAAAGTGGAAACAACACAGATGTCTTATATGTATATGATGGCAAGGATACTTCAGCGAAGCTACTAG ACCTCAGCGCAACTACTCAAACAGCTGACGTAAGACCATCCGCAGCAAACCATATCGAACGTTTGCACATACCAAAAGGAACATCTACACGACATaaaacgtcacaaagacaagaAGGGTCTAAATTATTCGCTGGTACAACTGGCATCTCGAAAATACCACTCATGACATCATCAACTCCAGCACAAACAGGCTTCTCAATAACACCAACTAGGACATCATTTTCTAGGCAACTTAGCGGACAAACACCCAGGTCTATGATCATGTGGAATCAACCATTGAACATAACAGCTAAAGTACAAACAAGGCAAG GTATTCATGTTGTCGCTGTTGTTGTCCCTGTGGTGACAGTCATTGTCGCTGCTTCCCTATTTGTTGGCGTATTGTTCTACTGCAAGAG AAAGAGGGTTGTGCAGGACACAGGGAGAGAAGAGAGAATTTGTTTAAG ATGCCAACAATGGAAATTCCCAGTGATGACAACTGGATACAGTATATCAATATAG